The Sulfolobus islandicus Y.N.15.51 sequence AGGAGATAGAGCATTCATACAAGTTTATGAAGATACCAGCGGAATAAAACCAAATGAGCCTGTATATAGGACAGGCGCACCGTTATCAATAGAGCTGGGTCCGGGCTTAATAGGAAAAATATTTGATGGGTTACAAAGACCATTAGATTCAATCAAAGAACTTACAAAATCTCCTTTCATAGCTAGAGGTATAAAAGTTCCATCAGTTGACAGAAAAACTAAATGGCACTTTATACCCAAAGTTAAAAAAGGAGATAAGATTGAAGGTGGAGATATAATAGGAATTGTAAACGAAACTCCACTAGTAGAGCACAGAATTTTAGTTCCTCCTTATGTTCACGGCACCCTAAAGGAAATCGTTGCAGAGGGAGATTATACAGTTGAAGATCCCATAGCAGTTGTTGACATGAATGGCGATGAGGTACCAATAAGGTTAATGCAAAGATGGCCAGTTAGAATTCCTAGACCATTCAGAGAGAAGTTAGAGCCAACTGAGCCACTGTTAACTGGAACCAGAGTACTGGATACGATATTCCCAATAGCCAAAGGAGGTACAGCAGCGATACCTGGACCTTTCGGAAGTGGAAAAACGGTTACATTGCAGAGTTTGGCTAAGTGGAGTGCTGCAAAAATAGTGATTTATGTAGGATGTGGAGAGAGAGGAAACGAGATGACAGATGAGTTAAGACAATTCCCAAGTCTTAAGGATCCTTGGACTGGTAGACCATTGCTAGAAAGAACAATATTAGTTGCTAATACAAGCAATATGCCAGTAGCGGCTAGGGAAGCAAGCATATATGTAGGTATAACTATGGCGGAGTATTTCAGAGATCAAGGGTACGATACATTGCTAGTTGCAGATTCAACTTCAAGGTGGGCTGAAGCTCTAAGAGATTTAGGAGGAAGAATGGAGGAAATGCCAGCAGAAGAGGGGTTCCCAAGTTATTTACCCTCAAGACTTGCGGAATATTATGAGAGAGCTGGAAGAGTCAAAACAGTAGGAAAACCAGAAAGGTTTGGTTCAGTTACAGTTGCCTCTGCAGTTTCTCCACCTGGCGGAGATTTCACAGAACCAGTTACGAGTCAAACACTGAGATTCGTAAAAGTATTTTGGCCTTTAGATGTATCATTAGCACAGGCCAGACACTACCCTGCAATTAACTGGCTTCAAGGATTCTCAGCATATGTTGACTTAGTTGCCAATTGGTGGAATACAAACGTGGATCCGAAATGGAGAGAAATGAGGGACATGATGGTAAGAACATTAATTAGAGAAGATGAGTTAAGACAGATAGTAAGATTAGTAGGACCAGAATCTCTAGCAGAAAAGGATAAATTAGTACTCGAGACAGCAAGGTTGATCAAAGAGGCTTTCTTAAAGCAAAACGCCTATGATGATATAGATGCATTCTCATCTCCACAGAAACAAGCTAGAGTAATGAGATTAATTTACTTATTCAACACACATGCTTCTAGATTAGTTGAAAGAGGAATTCCTACAAAGAAAATAGTAGATAGTATGGGACAACTCTTACCAGAAATTATCAGATCGAAAGCAGCAATCAAAAATGATGAATTAAATAAGTATGATGAGTTAGAGAGAAAATTAATTAGCGTCTTTGAGAATTTGGAAAAGGAGGCTGGTACTTAATGTTAAGCGTAAGGGAATTTTCGAACATATCGATGATTAAAGGCCCTCTAATATATGTTCAAGGAGTAACAGATGCGTCATATAACGAGCTAGTGGAAATTGAGATGCCGAATGGTGAAAAACGAAGAGGATTAGTTATAGACTCCCAAATGGGTATAGCAATAGTACAAGTTTTTGAAGGAACAACTGGCGTTTCGCCCACAGGTACTAAGATAAGGATGTTAGGAAGAGGCTTAGAGGTGAAGATCTCAGAGGAAATGCTAGGACGTATATTCAACCCATTAGGTGATTCATTGGACAATGGACCACCAGTGATTAAAGGAGAAAAGAGAGATATAAACGGATCACCTCTAAATCCCGCAGCAAGAGAATATCCAGAAGAGTTTATACAAACTGGAATATCGGCAATAGATGGATTAAACGCGTTATTGAGAGGGCAAAAATTGCCAATATTTAGCGGCAGTGGATTACCAGCAAATATGTTAGCCGCACAGATAGCTAAACAGGCAACTGTAAGGGGAGAGGAAAGTAACTTCGCAGTAGTCTTTGCCGCAATTGGAGCTAGATACGATGACGCATTATTCTTCCGTAAGTTCTTTGAGGAGACTGGCGCTATTAATAGAGTTGCGATGATAGTAAGTTTAGCGAATGAACCACCAGTAATGAAAACGTTAACGCCAAAGACTGCATTGACGTTGGCGGAGTACTTAGCTTTCGAGCAAGATATGCACGTCTTAGCAATATTAATTGATATGACAAATTACTGTGAAGCTTTAAGGGAAATTAGCGCTGCAAGAGAGGAAGTACCAGGTAGAGGTGGATATCCCGGTTATATGTATACTGATTTAGCTACTATCTATGAGAGAGCAGGAAAGGTGCTAGGAAAGAAGGGCTCAATCACGCAAATGCCCATATTGACTATGCCTAACGATGATATAACGCATCCAATTCCAGACTTAACAGGTTATATAACCGAAGGACAAATAGTTCTTGATAGAGCTTTATATAACAAGGGTATTTATCCACCTATTAACGTTTTAATGAGTCTATCAAGACTAGCGAAAGATGGAATTGGAGAAGGAAAAACTAGGGACGATCATAAGGATGTCTCAAATCAGCTATTTGCCTCATATGCAAGGGCGGTAGATACTAGAGGACTAGCTGCAATAATAGGCGAGGATTCATTGTCTGAGGTGGATAGGAAATATTTACTATTTGGTGAACTTTTCGAGAGGAAGTTCGTTAGTCAAGGATTTAACGAAAATAGAGATATAGAAACCACATTGGATATTGGTTGGGAGATTCTATCAGTTTTACCAGAATCCGAGTTAACAAACATAAAGACGCAGTACATAAAGAAATATCATCCAAACTATAGGGGTAAGAAATGAGTCAAAAAGTTTTACCAACTAAGATAAATTTGATACAATTTAGAAGACAACTAAGACTTATTACAGTTATAAAGAGATTATTGGAAAATAAGAGAGAAGTCTTGCTTCTCTACTTAAGAACTTATGCTTCTGAATACGAAAAAATTTACAATGAAGTTAATGAGGAGATGAAGAAAGTATATGAAAGCTATTTACAAGCAGTAGCATCAGAAGGAATTTCTAACATAGAGGAAATAGCTCTTTCACAAAAACCTAGCCTAGAGGTTAGTAGTTCGATAAAAGTAATTTTTGGAGTAAAGGTTCCGACGATAAAATTAGACAAATCCACAATTCCCTCAAAGCCTTTCAGCGATGTTGAAACATCACCCTATTTATCTGAGTCTTATGAAGAGATGACTGAAGCCTTTAACAAGATTATTGAATTAGTTGAATTAGAGTCAACGATAAGATCATTAGTTTCTGAGTTAAGAAAAACTCAAAGACTTATTAACTCGATAGACAATTATATATTACCATTTTATAGAGGATCTATTAAATTCATTAAGCAGATTTTAGAAGATAGACAGAGGGAAGAATTCTCAAGACTTAAAATTATAAGAAGAATATTACAGAGGAGGAGGGAAAGTGGATCAGGATAAATATTTACAAATTTTAAGAAGCTCCCTTGAGGAGAAGAAAAGTGAAATTTTAAAGAATGTAAATGCAGAATATGAAAAACTGTTAAAAAATAGGCTTAATCAGTTAGATGAAGTAAAAAGAAAGGTTTTAAAGGAATTATCATAATAGTTTTCTGGGACTTAACTATGAAGAAAGCAAGTTTGATCCTATCCGTTCTATTACCAATATTAATAAGCGGTGTAATAGCAGGGGCACAAGCACCATCAGATACTGCTCAAGGATTTGCTGGCATTAACATAGGTGCTGGATTAGCAGTAGGATTGGCTGCAATAGGTGCTGGAATAGCAGTAGGTATGGCTGCGGCGGCTGGAGTAGGTGTGCTAACAGAAAGAAGAGATATGTTCGGTACAGTTCTAATTTTCGTAGCTATTGGCGAAGGAATAGCAGTGTACGGAATCTTGTTCGCTGTGCTAATGCTGTTCGGTAAGTTCTAAAATAAAGGTTAAAGTTTTTTATCTCCTTATGTTTTTTCCTTTTTGTGCAGATAACTAGAGATAAGTGGTCGAAAAACTTTAGTGAGTGGTTTGACTGGGTCTTAAGAGAAGGAGAGTTTTACGATTATGGAAGATATCCAGTAAAGGGTATGGGAGTATGGATGCCATATGGATTTAAGTTAAGACAAAATATAATTAGTATTATTAGAAATCTTCTGGACTCTACTGGTCATGAGGAGGTATTATTTCCACTTTTAATCCCAGAAGATTTACTAAGAAGAGAAAGCACACATATTAAAGGATTTGAAGAAGAAGTATTCTGGGTAACTAAAGGAGGAAGCGAGGATTTAGACGTTAAACTCGCGCTAAGACCAACTAGTGAAGTTGCAATAACTACGATGGAAAACTTATGGTTGAAAAGTTACAAACAATTGCCTAAGAAATATTACCAAATTGTTAGCGTCTTTAGATATGAGACTAAGGCTACAAGACCAATGATAAGGCTAAGAGAGATTACAACTTTTAAAGAAGCCCACACGGTTCATGAAACGTATGATGACGCACAGAGACAAGTAGAAGAAGCAATAGAAATTTATAAGAAGATTTTTAATAACCTCGCAATCCCTTACGTCCTTTCTGAAAGACCAGAGTGGGATAGGTTTGCAGGTGCCTTACACACTTACGCTTTTGATACAATTATGCCAGATGGTAAAGTAATGCAAATAGGAACAGTACACCACTTAGGTCAAAACTTTAGTAGGGCATTAGATTTTAAGATTCAGAAAAAAGATGGTAGTTTGGATT is a genomic window containing:
- a CDS encoding ATP synthase subunit A, translated to MNNGRIVRINGPLVVADNMKNAQMYEVVEVGEPRLIGEITRIEGDRAFIQVYEDTSGIKPNEPVYRTGAPLSIELGPGLIGKIFDGLQRPLDSIKELTKSPFIARGIKVPSVDRKTKWHFIPKVKKGDKIEGGDIIGIVNETPLVEHRILVPPYVHGTLKEIVAEGDYTVEDPIAVVDMNGDEVPIRLMQRWPVRIPRPFREKLEPTEPLLTGTRVLDTIFPIAKGGTAAIPGPFGSGKTVTLQSLAKWSAAKIVIYVGCGERGNEMTDELRQFPSLKDPWTGRPLLERTILVANTSNMPVAAREASIYVGITMAEYFRDQGYDTLLVADSTSRWAEALRDLGGRMEEMPAEEGFPSYLPSRLAEYYERAGRVKTVGKPERFGSVTVASAVSPPGGDFTEPVTSQTLRFVKVFWPLDVSLAQARHYPAINWLQGFSAYVDLVANWWNTNVDPKWREMRDMMVRTLIREDELRQIVRLVGPESLAEKDKLVLETARLIKEAFLKQNAYDDIDAFSSPQKQARVMRLIYLFNTHASRLVERGIPTKKIVDSMGQLLPEIIRSKAAIKNDELNKYDELERKLISVFENLEKEAGT
- a CDS encoding ATP synthase subunit B, with the protein product MLSVREFSNISMIKGPLIYVQGVTDASYNELVEIEMPNGEKRRGLVIDSQMGIAIVQVFEGTTGVSPTGTKIRMLGRGLEVKISEEMLGRIFNPLGDSLDNGPPVIKGEKRDINGSPLNPAAREYPEEFIQTGISAIDGLNALLRGQKLPIFSGSGLPANMLAAQIAKQATVRGEESNFAVVFAAIGARYDDALFFRKFFEETGAINRVAMIVSLANEPPVMKTLTPKTALTLAEYLAFEQDMHVLAILIDMTNYCEALREISAAREEVPGRGGYPGYMYTDLATIYERAGKVLGKKGSITQMPILTMPNDDITHPIPDLTGYITEGQIVLDRALYNKGIYPPINVLMSLSRLAKDGIGEGKTRDDHKDVSNQLFASYARAVDTRGLAAIIGEDSLSEVDRKYLLFGELFERKFVSQGFNENRDIETTLDIGWEILSVLPESELTNIKTQYIKKYHPNYRGKK
- a CDS encoding V-type ATP synthase subunit D, producing MSQKVLPTKINLIQFRRQLRLITVIKRLLENKREVLLLYLRTYASEYEKIYNEVNEEMKKVYESYLQAVASEGISNIEEIALSQKPSLEVSSSIKVIFGVKVPTIKLDKSTIPSKPFSDVETSPYLSESYEEMTEAFNKIIELVELESTIRSLVSELRKTQRLINSIDNYILPFYRGSIKFIKQILEDRQREEFSRLKIIRRILQRRRESGSG
- a CDS encoding ATPase, yielding MDQDKYLQILRSSLEEKKSEILKNVNAEYEKLLKNRLNQLDEVKRKVLKELS
- a CDS encoding ATP synthase subunit c family protein (produces ATP from ADP in the presence of a proton gradient across the membrane; the K subunit is a nonenzymatic component which binds the dimeric form by interacting with the G and E subunits), which encodes MKKASLILSVLLPILISGVIAGAQAPSDTAQGFAGINIGAGLAVGLAAIGAGIAVGMAAAAGVGVLTERRDMFGTVLIFVAIGEGIAVYGILFAVLMLFGKF
- the proS gene encoding proline--tRNA ligase, with product MQITRDKWSKNFSEWFDWVLREGEFYDYGRYPVKGMGVWMPYGFKLRQNIISIIRNLLDSTGHEEVLFPLLIPEDLLRRESTHIKGFEEEVFWVTKGGSEDLDVKLALRPTSEVAITTMENLWLKSYKQLPKKYYQIVSVFRYETKATRPMIRLREITTFKEAHTVHETYDDAQRQVEEAIEIYKKIFNNLAIPYVLSERPEWDRFAGALHTYAFDTIMPDGKVMQIGTVHHLGQNFSRALDFKIQKKDGSLDYPHQTSYGISDRAIASVIAIHGDDHGPILPPSVAPIKVVVVPIPAKNEEGTQQVMKYSIEICEMLNKNNITCVTDQDTEKTPGEKFYIWEIKGVPIRLEIGPRELASSTVFIKRRDNLKSYTVKKEEVVNKVKEVLNEIQEDLRKRAWESLKSRIEYANDIEKAKNILENNSGIVDVPWCGSKECGLKIEELTNARVLGYPIEDRKVNDKCVICKMNAKTVLRVAKTY